The Cygnus olor isolate bCygOlo1 chromosome 19, bCygOlo1.pri.v2, whole genome shotgun sequence DNA window GCAGGCAAGGAGactcacacaaaaataaaaataagaataaaaagcagtaatttggAGATCATCTCTGAATGATTTCAAGTACAATATTTGACTCTCCTTATCTCCACCCAGACTTCTTTCTGGTAGTATGTCTCTTCCATGCTTTCTGATCATTTGTGTTGTACATGTTATTTTGTGTCTGAGCTTCATTCTTGTGTAAACCCAGGAGGCAATCTACATACTGACTCAAGGATAGCTGCTCCATGGTTTGTGTGCTACATGTGGTACAGAAGTGAGGCACGCAAAGCTTGCCTGTTATGGATTGTCAAGGATGTCTCCTATAGGTCCTACACTGTTCCTGATGAGTGCAAACTCAAGGGGTTCGAACTGTCCAGGTTCCAGGGTTGACAGGTTCAATACCTCACTAAAATGCACTGCTGCTAGTCTACAGTGTGAAGTAACCTCTCCCTTCATGGGGACCTAGGGTTTGAACAGTATGATTACAAGTCTGCACCACCTGGCCTGGGGACTGAGGCAGAGGATCACCATACTGTGCAAAAAGAACTTTTGCCTTCTCCTAAAGAAGGAAGTGGAGTCCTTACAACTGACAGCAGCTGATGGGTGTCTTCCCCAAGTTCTCTGCAGCGAGGGAGAAATGAATACTTCCTGTCCTCCACCCACTTCCTAAGGGAAGTTTTGAAAGGGTGAGCAAAGATGCTTGCTGTCTGTCTGGGCATCATGTCTAAGCTCAAGCACGTCCAGGAGAGACAGGATTCCTCCTTCCTGTGCTGTGTATACTCACCAAGACTGGAAACTTTGCATTGCAGTGTGCTCTGGCTGAGTTCAAGACTAGCGACAGTGTGTATGCAGACTGCTGCCAGTCATCATAATTACTCATTTGTTTCCCAAGAAAATGTCTAAGAAAATCAACAATTACCATTCCATTAAGCGTACAAATAACACAAATGTTTGCCTGTAGTTTGGGAAAATACATTATTCCAATTTCACTAGGAATAGTAATTATACTTAAGTCTCTAATCCGAGAGCCATATTCACCACATTGctcaaatttatatttttgtgtcaTGAATGCTGTAAGACAAAGGTCACTGCTGACTCAGCAGGATGTGCAGGACCAGAGCCTTTCTAAATCTCACGTCACAGGGTTTGGTCTCTGTGAATTTGCCTGAGGTGTGTGAGTTTCCTATTTGTCTTTCAGCATGTTTTACCATCACCAGCTTCAGCAACCTTCTGCAGACTGTCTGTACCCAGACAAACCCCTTTGAGAAGACCAGTGAGCAGGGCTGTACCCAGTCCTGCAGCGATGACTGTGGTAATCCTGCTCCTCCCCTGCTGTTCTTGCCAGCAAGTGCAAGTGTGCCACGCTGGGACTGGTGGTTGCTGTTTGCCAGCTGCCTCTGTCTGAGGGCTACATCTGGCACAGATGTGTACTCCTTCACTACTAGATTTCGTATTTTGTGATCAGATGGGCAGTAAGCTGCCAAAGCAGTACAAAATAAGCTTGGTTTCAACTTCATTTTCCCTTGGCACAAGGCAAGGGGTAGTTTCTTACTCCTGgagatgcttttttccccattattcTCTGTTAGCCAAACCCAAACCTGAAAAACAAGTTAACAAATTAAATGGGATGTTTCATCTCCCATTGTCTAATACATTGAAAACATAGATCTCACAAATGCCCGTCTGAGAGCAAATGATCTCACATACCCCTGGCTGAGTATGTGTCCTTCTCCAATCAAATATTTATCCATTGGACACAAAAGTAACTCTCCAATGAGCAATATTAATCCTCACAAACCTTTCCTTAGAAATGGCATGCTCGAAAGTTAATAATGTCATGGTTATTAAAATGACTGAACTTCTCTTTAATCATTAGGAAAAAGATGCTTATTAAAGTAAAAGGTGATTAGATTGCCAGGTAAATAATAATCAGAccttaaaatgaattaaagtcTAAATTTGTTAATTCCCCAAACGTCATCTTTGAGTATATCAAAATTGCAGCGTGTTTCTTAAGGCTGAAGTCCCTAGAATAGTATATTAatgttttctggaagaaaaaaaaaacagtagtctggtaaaataaaatataccacGTTGAAAAGTTTTTCACATCAGAATTTATACTTACTCTTCAAACTTTACCACTGAGATTGAAATTTCCCAGTACAGTATACTAACACACATCATATCACCAGATCATAAGAATATTTAGAATCTAAccatagaaaatacaaataatctATTTATTCTACACAAGCACatctatatttatttgtatttgccAAGCAAGATAAATTTGTGCATGCACATGTAGACACATTGTAATACGCAGAGAAAGGATACTGATGTTTTCCATGGGATGCCGAAATGAGAGGGcaaagaatatatttaatattatctCCAGAgcttcaaaatattcaaaacaataACTGGAATCTACACTATATTTAGCGAAACAGACCTTAAGACATTTTGGGAATATTTGCATTTACACTGTTTTGCTTCCCTAGCACCTCTCTGAATCTAGTGCTCTAGGAGAAGATGCAGCTATTCTGTGAAGGGAAAGTGTTGGAAAGCTAGTTGGTGTGGTTGCAAGTGTCAGCAGGTGGGGGTAGGTCAGACCAAGAAATGCTGGAAGGGCACCAAGTCTATCAGTGCCCGGTTCCTGGAGATACTGAAGCACATTCTGAGTTTCCACCCCCTGGTTAGTCCCATGCCCTCAATTTAAACTTAgctcatttttctgcttttgtgaaatTTGATTTAGGCAGTGTACACACATTTAAGAGAATTTAAGTAAATTTAAGTCTTCAAATAAACGTAGGATAATAGTTGAACCTGCTGACAAGTTTGCAGCTGAAGAGTAGTTCTCACACAGGTTGTTATCTTGGTGGAACAAGCTCggttttatgttctttttatttttcaccagtTAAAAGTGATGATGAAGATGGAGATGTTAAACCCACCAAAGGACAAGTAACCCAAGGAAAAGGAAGTGACGATGGGAAAGACCCAAGGAGACCTAAACGACCAAGGACAATACTTACTACACAGCAGAGACGAGCATTCAAAGCATCCTTTGAAGTGTCTTCCAAGCCCTGTAGGAAGGTAGGTGCATCATCAGGGACCACCAGTAAGCTCTGACACCAGGCCGTGATGGTGACAGGGTCAGGCCACAGGTCCATGTAGGCCCTTGCCTCTTCCCAGGCCAGCATCAGGTACCCTGTGGTGAATGTAGAAAACCAGGCCAGCATATGACAGTACTCACCCAAATTCCTTCTTATCTTTAAACAGTTAGTAGCTTGGGATCAGCACAATGTTATTTCTGGGTATTCAGAATGTAACTGAGACTGATTCCCGTGGAGCAATGCTGTTTGCTTCTTGTAAAACATGTAGTAGTCATGGACAGTCAGAGCCTGGGTAAACAAGGGTCTTTGTGCCCTTCTCCTTTCCACCACAGAGGGAGTCACTGTCCAGTGAGATGGGTGCACAACCCTAGTCCCACTACTTGTCCTTCCAGTCctgttttttcaagaaaattaactATGGTGTTAATCTCAGTTATAGCAGCTAGGGAAAGGTATGATGAAGCTGATGAAAATCAAATCTCTGTGAAAAGCCACCTAGGTAACGTTTCCTCCTAAATTTGATTGGGAAAAAATGGAGTTGGATCCCCAAAATTGTCATTGTTGGAAAAAGTGACATTCTCTTGCAGATGTACAAAGTATATCTCTTGGGACAGTGCAATGTGccttgtttccattttaaagtaccaagttctgcttaaaaaacatgaaaagtgtTCATActaaatttgtaatttttatacAGAACTCATTTATGGGTAAGACAAAAGTTTTGAAATGAGTTAGTATAATTTTACACAGCTCAGAGTATTTGTTTAGTATTTATGAAACTGGTAGTGGTATGAAGGGCAGAACTTGcacaaactgcaaaaatatgagagatttaaaaaaattaattctgtacctgaaatttttattgtaaatacaAATATCTTTCTCTTAACATAACTTACtagatgtaaaataataataataataataatatgaaaaaattacatcattaaacatttcttccttcaggTCAGAGAAACACTAGCAGCTGAAACAGGACTCAGTGTGCGAGTTGTCCAGGTCTGGTTTCAAAACCAAAGAGCAAAGGTAGGTTGTTTGTCATGTTCTCAAATGTAGAATACAAATTGTCCTGCAATAGAgattcctttctcctccctgagTTGTACATATCACAAAGATCCTAGGGACTAAACtatacacatttttcattctctgctttctACATCCATAAGAGAAGGGCCACTTTCAAACACAAACATTGAGTTCTTGTCCTCAAAGCAACACAAGGTTGGGAGTAAATTTTGCATGCAAATATGAAGtagaaactgaaatgtttaagcttagaaaataaactgaacCCACAGTGATGTATGCATGAATATAAGTGGTCTGTATTAATTGATTTGATATTCGCaaagaattttgaaaggaaaaaaatgtttcattcagaCCCATGAAATtgttctgttcttcctcttttattCAGATGAAAAAGCTAGCACGAAggcatcagcagcagcaggagcaacaAAACTCCCAGCGACTAGGGCAAGGTAGGGGATTTGTGATGGAGGTaaagcaaggggaaaagaaTCTGCAAGATTTCTCAAAGTGCCATTCCCACATGGGTGCATAATGTCTTGGAACAGCCATACATGGCATTCACAGCTCTGTAGGTAATGTGCGCCATCATCTGTGgaagcacacacagcagctgtgtaCAAGTGCTTGCCACGGGTTATCCCAAAGTCCTCCCATGGGGCCAGACCCTGGAGGTGCTTACACAGAAGCTGTTACCACCTCCCTAGAAGAAATATGCAGTACAGAGGAGCTTTCACTGGAGGAAATCTCCAGGAGGCCCACTCCAGGGAGATCCCCCAGTTAGCCTTATTTTCTCATGAAGAAAGGGAACCATGAACAGCTGGGCATCTGCAGACTGCCTGCAAGGGCATCAACATTGCTGCTGCCCTTCTGTGCCCAAGATCATTCGGCAAGACTTGCACAGAGGTGCTAGGGCTTGTCCTGCTTCTTCATGGATGCTGTTAAGGAGCAGCATCCCAAGGCCTTGCAGCCTCATATCCTTTTCTTTACACAGAGCATCGAAACTGTCCTGGTGTTCAGGATCATGGTCTATGAGCAGCACGTGAGGCTGTTCTGCATGCTGTCAAGGAAGCACTTATTGATTGCTCAACATGATATCCACTCCAGCTTAGGGAATCATTGTGCTGTTGCTGCATTAGCAGTATTAGGCTGGCATCAACAGGCATTAGATGTTATAAGGGCTATGCCAGACACAGGAGACTTTGGGAAGAGACGGTCAAGCACCCAGGAACTCCATAATTATGTAGTCAGAGATTACAAGTCTCTCAATTTACTGTTGAAGGTTGTATTCCCAGACAAGATTGGGAATGCTCCTCTGCATAGCACCTATCTGTATTCCCTCTGATCTTGTGTTCAGTAATGCCACCAATGCTACTGTCTGCAGCCTCTTTGTTGCTAAGCAGTGACTGTGCCCTCCTGTGTCTTCTGCAGAAGTAATGTCTAATCGAATGGAAGGGATGATGACATCTTACACACCACTTGCACCGCCACAGCAGCAGATTGTAGCAATGGATCAAAGCAGTTATGGCACAGACCCATTTCAGCAGGGTCTTACCCCTCCACAAATGCCAGGCGACCACATGAATCCTTATGGTAAGGCAAGCATCATTCTGCTGCATCAGAAATAGCAGGGTTCATATGCAGGTTCACACTACAAAGGTTCAACAGAGTTACTtgcttttgtaatattttttttctgggatttgTACCAGGGAATTTGTACCAGtcagttttgtgtgttttcatgcACACATAAATGGGTAGAAGAGAGCTTATCCCAGGCTCTGGACACCCTTCAAAACTACTTCACAGTATAGTTTtgataaatgataaaaacaagCATCAGTACCTCTCCAGCTCCACTTTTTTAAATCACTATCCAAgacatctaaaaataaacagagacaAATTCTATCTCCCTCACAAGTTTTTCCCCTTCCTAGAAGCTCTGGGAAAGTAGTGCTTTGAAAAGTTGTCTAATAAGGATAAGTAGTCTATTTATTCCAGAATAAATGACCACCCCTCTCAGATCCCTCAGATTGGATGCATGGATTTGTTAAAGAGCAATTCTTGAGCTACTGAGAGATATATCACCACAGGACATTTCTCCTGCATAATTATATTCTCTGTCCAAACTCAAGATGATGGTTTGGTTTTATAATTTCCTGCCCATACAACATCAAGTGAATAGGTACACCAAATGCATCATGAGCATTAAATGCCTAATAATTGATTCTGGACAATTGCAGTGTggcatttaaacaaaacttaAGAGGTTTTCTTGGACTGTGATTATTGGCCTTGCTATTGCCCACGAGGGCCTGTTACATCAGACTCTTTTGTATTGACCAGGAGCACTTCATTGCAGAGTTACATGTGCACATCACTTTCATGAGCATGGATTGCACAGACCAACAAGAAATCTGGCTTGGGTCCGTGTTATTACTTTTTTCCACTGAGGCAAGTCCACAGTGCACACCAGGCAATTTGGTAAATACTGTAAGGAGCTGAGGATATTTGAAGTGCAAATGAGCATTAGACAGCTTGTGATTTTGTTGCTAACAATGTGCTTGGCAAATTCTAAGCAAAACTCATTTAGAAGCATGTTCTGTGTTTCAAAACCAATGcaggaattaaaagaaagccATTTTAAATGAAGGCATAAGGAAAAAGAACCATTGTAACACTTTTCTAAAGCCCACATTACTTGAGCTAGAGCTCATTCTGGTACCTTAAGATATGAAGTAAGCTGAAATTCTAGTTGCTAAGGGAAATAAATGGTGCTGTGTTCCAAACCAGCCCTCAGCAAGTGGAATTTTCTGACAAGAAAGCATGTTTACAACTGTAGCTCATTTGAGGCCAGGGAAGTTGGGCCTTCTCCTGGGTCCTGTCGTGTTTGTCGACCTGCCTTTTACCTTGTGTGTAAATGAAGACCATTACTGGTTTTGGTCCTCAGGctgctttttcctgttgttgGGCTCTTAGCGTCTGGTCCTCCTTTCCTCCACGGAGCCCCCACAAGTGCTGAATCCCAGCTCAAGGAACGCCAGGGACCTTCTCCCCTGACACCGTTTGCTTATGTTGTCAGCCAAGACTTGCTTTTGTACTGTTGACTGGGGCATAAATTAGATACTGGCAGGTTTCTGCACTTCTAAGTGGTGTTGCTGACAGTTGAACTTTGCAAGTTGATTGCTAGCCTTTCTCTTTATAGGTCAGATGCTTAGAGCCAACTTATGTTAACatgccaaaacaaaaccaggagcaTTCCATTTTGCTGCAGTGTGCAATATATGAGCATCCATGTGTACTATGTCCTTCTCTGGCTGCACAGAATACAGCTTAACGTATACATTTCATTTACAGGAAACGACTCCATTTTTCATGATATCGACAGTGATACCTCTTTAACTAGCTTGAGCGACTGTTTTCTTGCCTCTTCTGAAGTTAACTCCATGCAGGCTAGAGTAGGAAACCCCATTGACAGGCTGTACTCTATGCAGAGCTCATATTTCGcctcatgaaaataaaagaaaagaaacagccgGCGTATATTTAGCCAGTGACTTTTTCCAGTGCAGACTCTACAGCCATATGTTGCCCAGCTCTTCCTTCACAGTGACTCCTGCCGCCTCTGGACTGCAAAGAGCATTTTTAGGAAGACTATAtctgtgtgcatatatgtatgtatgtatatatatatcaataccTACCTacttacatacatacatatataaacaaaacacatccaCTGGTCCCATACCCTTGATTCCCAGCTTGCACCAGATCAAGAGAGAAGCGTGGAAGGAACAGAAGACCCTGCTCttcagcagccttttttttttttcggtttgGTTTGAGCTCATCGTTGTAAAGGAAATGGATTTTGCAGAAAGCTAGacctttccctcctttctctctccctttcttttggatgtttaattttttttttttttaagccactgATACTGACATCGGTCaaccacatgaaaaataaatcaaagaaactGGAGATTCCTCCCTTTTCTTACTGCATGATTCATACTATGTTGTGGATAAATTGCCATTGAACTGTGAGAAGTTAATGTAAATGTGACGTTcaacatttgtttcctttctacACTTTTTTTACATAATCTAGATCTGCTGATTAGTTTATAGCCCTTATACATATGATACTGAGGAAACTGGTTAACAGTTATATTTATGGAGAAAGCCAGTGATTTTGTAATAAGAAAGGTCTATGACCCTGGAGAGGAGATGCATGTTAGGGACAGAGGCATTTAGGTTAGTATTGATctttattaattaaaactaaaGGTGCTTACAAGacagagttttatttattattttttttttttgcagtgtgAGAATAAAACGTTTACTTTTGTTTGTAAGTATTTCAGTGCCAAATTCCAAGTCTAGGCTATGATTGGCAAACATGTTGTTcattctgttctgtttatttatgttttgcATGAGGCATAAATGTGCTATTCTCCATTGTTCATCTGCAATAATTAAGCACTCCTTTAGTTAATTATCTTGCTTCAGCAAGAATCTATGATATACAGTTCTAGCCTGAACCATCAGAAGTCCTGAAATGTGCACcagctaggaagaaaaaaaaaaaagtaggagagAGATCACAATGGGAGGTTTAGATATACTGAGCTGGAATCtaacagaaatactgcaagTTTCACGCTGATTTACTGTATTTACAGTAAATACTCCAACTAACCTTTTAGTAGTGCAAATGGAAGAACAAGAAATGCATAAATTGAAGGAAATGACCCAGATGAAGTTTGATCATCTCAGATGCTGAAGTTTGAGCATATGTCATATAGGTTTTCATAGGGCATAAAATATCATAATAATAGCATAGTTATAAATATCGCCTGGCAATAATTATAATGTGGAGAGGCAGACAAGTACAGTCATGGTTCTTAGTGGAGAAAACTTCATTGGGAAAATTTGCCAGGGTAATATCAGTAATTATAGGGCGTGTTCAAAATAGAGCTCATGGGGAAAGATTGGCAGGATAGGccctttctgaaataaataccTTTACTATATTGACCATAATATCCAAAAACAAACCGAAGTGTTGGTTAATCTGATTCCTTTGGGTGAGGactggcagcagctcagagcagcagcctcctggggaGGTGCAGAGCATTCCATTTGCAGGAGTGCAGACACTCCCTGGGACCCTGACGCTGGCCAAGGGGCGCTATTCCTGcgtgggaagggaaggagtgCCCACTGCACCCAGCCCCAGAGCTCCTCTGCCCACAGAGCCTAGTTCTGCTGGGCAGCCACGTGCCCCTTCGCCCATGCAGCAGGGCTCTCCCTGTGCCCCAGAGGGAGGGATGGCATGGATAGGTGGTAGGTCCAAGGGAACAGGTAAGATCATGTTCTTCTCCAATATGAAGATGCGGACCGAGAGCGTCAGAGGTTTAGtaagaaagcaaatttctgtctttgagaTAAGCCCATGCATCTTCACACTGTGATGAGGCTTGCACTAGGGGAGAAGACTACATGCATATACTGCAGCAGAGCTAAGCGCAGACCTGGAGGTAAacccctcctgctgcagagcagtggcCAACTCACCACCTGCCTCATACAGGGCCCTTCATGTGTGAAGGAACAAACATCCCTGTGTGGGGTGATGCTCCCCTTCCTGTAGGTGCCTATTTCATCTCTCCAAGGAGCCTGCCATGCCCAGGGAGGTGGGTCTGTTACTTTTGCTAGTAACCGTTCTCTCACTTTCCGGTAGGGATGTGTTTTTTTAGTTGAAGGTTGTGAGCCCCTGGATATGTTTTGAAATTGGAAGAACTTTCTTTTCGCAGccattcttccctttctttgcgTGTCGAGATAAATaacaatttcctttctctcttcatgATAGCAAACATAAAGAACTCAGGTGAGCTATACTGCTTGCAGGGCAGAAGGCAAGCACTTTTCATGTAGCacattataaacatttataaCCACCAATCTCAATGAATTCATAATAttttcctccccatcctcctcctgtGCTCATCCAGAATCATAGAAAAGCGTGTTCACCATCTCAAACATACTGGGTTTATAGACTAGACATAAATCTTGCTTTGTCCCTCATTCCTGGCAGGACCAAAATGGCATTTATTGTATACAGAGACTTAAGTGATAACTATAATGTGTCCTACAGTTTGGAGAACTGTCTTGTCCCAACTCTACCTCTGCTTCTGGGCTGGTTGTTGAAAATACAATCGATTTCCAAGGTAAAGAATCCAATATCCCGTTTGATAGCTGAAGTAACCATAATCTTTTGCTGTTCTTTAGATGGTtgtttgctacttttttttttttttctttcattgcaatGTACCTGTACATACCATCTCCTTTTCCCTTGGTGTGTTGTATGATGATGCCTTAGCTGTTTGTTCCCCCATTTTCTACCACCTCTGGTGCCACAGACACTACACAGTCAAGCCATCTGGCATGCATAATGCTTCCCTTGCCACTGTGGATTGCTGCTGGTCAAGGGAAGGAATGCATGGTCAGTGATTTCCAGCAGACCCATTAAATCTGGCAAAGGCCAAAGttcattaaagcaaaataaatgtcacttttttGTGGAATGAATTATCCTACTGGAGTGTGATCATTGTGGTTTTAACCTGGGACCTGCAGTAAAAGATTATATAGCAACCTCTGAcctttttgatttctgttttactcTTCTGTTGTCAAGGGAAATGTCACCAATCAGGTGAAAGTAAAATGTTTAATGGTCCATATCACAGTAATATCTTATACTGAGTCAAATTGATAAACCCTTGCCAAAAATTCTTAGCATCTGGCACTTCTACGGAAACCACAAACAATGATTGCACATATGGGAGCTTGAAGGTTAGAGGTCATGACAGCAGTTTATTACATGCACCTTACAGTGATCATTTTCCCTAGGAAATTAACCCTTTTCTAATATAAATGCATCAAGTGAACTCTTCATGGTGTTCCAATCATTGTTTTGGCTAAGCAAGGAATACATGTTAAGCTAAAGTGGTGACAAGATGCAATTAAGTAAAAGATGATTGATTAGGTTTCAGTGTTTGCtcaataatgtttaaaaaaggtTACTGTGAGATCAGAATGAATACACTAAGTAACAGCTTCCTCAGAAGTCTTTATTGTGCAATTACAAGATCTGTTCATAAAAGCAATGGTAGCACACAGAGTTTTTCCTGCCTTCATGAATGGTTACTGAACAGTGTGGTCACTGAACCCACCAACTGGCtctcagctgagcagcagcataTTTCCATTGCATGGTTGAATGTCAAGGGAAAGATTCCTACCATGTACTGCTCCTTTCAGCACCCCCCTATTTTTCACAATACTATGGGATAAAACCCATATTCTAAGCAGTTAGGGGGCTGGCAGTAAATGTGTTTAGTCACAACATGAAAGACAGTTATGTTGCTGTAAGTAAAAATATAGTGGTTGCACTCACTAAGATTGAAACTGCATCCTAGGAATTTTGATCTTATTTACTTCTTTAAACACTGTCATCAAAAACATCCAGATCACTTAACCCAGTTGCTGCTAACCATGCTGAAGACATGACTCGCGTTAGTCTCACGATGGCTGCTGAGTAGGTCCTTCAGACTCACCCTGCACAAGTCTGATGAATGCTACCAGGTCCTTTAAGGAGACCACTGCTGCTCTATCAGCAGCAACTTAGCCACCTCACTGTGCCATCATTGCATGGGGAAGGGCCTTCATGCTGGCAAACCTTCCAGGGATGATGTGAACCCACTTACCTCTTCATACTGTGCTCAGGACTCCCTTCCAGTTTCCTTAGGGATCAGAAATACCTCCCAAGCCACCTTCCTAGGTGCCCCAGGGAACCCAGCTCACCACGATAGTGCTAGGGATGCTGCAAGCTGGGGTTTGCAAGAGCACCTTCTTCAAACCATGTCGTAATAATTCTGGCTGTCCCATAAAGTCACTAAAAATTAACAGCAGAAtgaaagagggaggaaaaggctCTCACAAGCCCCAAGTTTGGTCataaaagtgaaaggaaagagagCATATTAAAGCACATCAAAGCCATGGAAGTTGGAACCACAGTACACAAAGTCTGAAATGCTCAGGGCAGTGCTTTACACAATCTGATGCCCAAGCCATTCATGCCATGCATTCACGGAGAGCAGATGTTCCCTGCATGTGCTGGTACATCTTTAGTGTGTCTTCATTCCTCCTCATCCTGGTGGCACTGGACAGCTGACATCTGCACCCACAGTGATGTGGCTAGGGCTTCAGGTTTTGGGTCTGTCTTGCTAGGTAACTACTTACACACTTGCTTAACTTTTGGCAGGTATGTAAAGCCTGTAGACTTTGGTGGGATTTAAGCACAGTCTTGCTCATTTGAGGCCTACCTGAATAAACTGAAACTATTTGCCTTCCTAAAGGGTACAGCCAAGGTCCTTTTGGTTCTGCACACCATTCTTCTGTTTAGTAGTGGCTGTGAAGGGACTGCCAGATATTTAACATTGGGAACTCTGTTTTTAAGTGAACACCTTATTTTTTAGCTGTGTATGGCTGTATTacttgtatatttatatattctgtatttatgtTATCAAAATGTAGTATTTTGTAGCTGTCTGTTACAATTTGTTTAACttgtaaaaaaatatgaatatgctCTCTCATAATTAACCATCTGCCTTTCACAGTAGTTTCCctgctcctttccctctgcattGGTAACAAACCACCATAATGTATGTAgatcattgtcttttttttttaattttattattattattatttaattacttgtcattgttaaattatttattagtgtttttaaatttcatttcactgattttttttcctgccaccaTTGTCTGGCAGCTAAGATACATGAATTTCTCATACATTATGCTTCTTCCtttgtgcacatgcacacatacacacacaaacacagtaaacaaaaacagaaaaagaaggaaaaaaaagataacacttcagtatatttgtaaataaacaaCCTGTAAACAAAGcaggattttctttcagtgtgcagttctttctttgcttttgcagactgaaagtgttttctctgcaaagtgGGGGATGGCACCACTGTTTTCTCAGGCAGGATAACCAGGGGATCATTATAACCGACCACtgtgttatatatttattttttagtgatGTGGAATGGTAGTCCAGGCTGTTAATTGAGTGCCCTCCTTTGTTCCAAGGGGAGATAAAGCAAGGGCAAAGACAGGGTCTCCCTTCACACTGTTCTTCAGCTTCCATAGTTTGAGTGCGCCTccgcagggatggggacagtaTTTTACATATCACCATGGCCCTCAGCCTTCTTTGCATGGGCTGTCTTAAGACAGGCAAAGTCTGTAGGAATTGAAGATGGTGCAACCAGACTACTCACACAGCTATAACTCTGTCAGGACCAAAGTGTGTGCGGGGTCTACTTGTTCCTGTTAGCACTAGGAAGAGAGGCAACTTCTTGCCCACTCACAACATCTGCGTCCTGCATACTAGCCTGCCTCCAGGGCTTACTCTTAAGCATATGAATATGAGCAGTCAACTGCAATAAGCCTAGCAGAAAGCATACCGGGAATACCTGGGATCATGACAAGCTTGGGTGCACTGCCTT harbors:
- the LMX1B gene encoding LIM homeobox transcription factor 1-beta isoform X2 → MDIATGPESLERCFTRGQSDCSKMLDGIKMEDHPLRSGPATLGVLLGSDCQHQAVCEGCQRPISDRFLMRVNESSWHEECLQCAVCQQALTTSCYFRDRKLYCKQDYQQLFAAKCSGCMEKIAPTEFVMRALECVYHLSCFCCCVCERQLRKGDEFVLKEGQLLCKSDYEKEKDLLSSVSPDDSDSVKSDDEDGDVKPTKGQVTQGKGSDDGKDPRRPKRPRTILTTQQRRAFKASFEVSSKPCRKVRETLAAETGLSVRVVQVWFQNQRAKMKKLARRHQQQQEQQNSQRLGQEVMSNRMEGMMTSYTPLAPPQQQIVAMDQSSYGTDPFQQGLTPPQMPGDHMNPYGNDSIFHDIDSDTSLTSLSDCFLASSEVNSMQARVGNPIDRLYSMQSSYFAS